The following coding sequences lie in one Rutidosis leptorrhynchoides isolate AG116_Rl617_1_P2 chromosome 4, CSIRO_AGI_Rlap_v1, whole genome shotgun sequence genomic window:
- the LOC139844299 gene encoding uncharacterized protein: MASDWKKSIGKVQSVVGNALGGLRGRSNLASWVVAGTLAYFLWVKPSQELKREQQERAALAAASDRYRYVEKVKPVQDLQEAGLIYGNKNKTNDSEK, from the exons ATGGCAAGCGATTGGAAGAAATCAATAGGTAAAGTCCAATCAGTCGTCGGAAATGCATTAGGCGGTCTTCGTGGACGTAGTAATTTAGCTTCTTGGGTAGTCGCCGGAACCCTAGCTTACTTTTTATGGGTCAAACCCTCACAAGAGCTTAAAAGAGAACAACAG GAAAGAGCTGCACTGGCTGCAGCTTCTGATCGTTATCGATATGTCGAGAAAGTAAAACCGGTTCAGGATCTACAG GAAGCTGGGCTTATTTATGGGAACAAAAATAAAACTAACGATTCTGAAAAGTGA